In Saprospiraceae bacterium, a genomic segment contains:
- a CDS encoding Crp/Fnr family transcriptional regulator codes for MKTQTLIEYFNRLLPLDEREIAFVEESFKARNIKKRQFILQEGEICKHSTFVIEGCFKMYLVDQHGKEHNLQFAIENWWIGDIGSFHSNTPSKLNIEALENSMVLQIKKEDQLKLFVDYPKFNRIFRVLAENAMISLQRRVLQNISSTAEERYLDFLERHPQFFNLISNVQIASYLGVTPEFLSTIRKKLAKP; via the coding sequence ATGAAGACACAAACCCTTATAGAATATTTCAATCGCTTGCTTCCATTAGATGAGAGGGAAATAGCTTTTGTTGAAGAAAGCTTTAAAGCGCGAAACATTAAAAAAAGGCAGTTTATTCTTCAGGAGGGAGAAATTTGCAAACACAGCACCTTCGTTATTGAGGGTTGTTTTAAAATGTATTTGGTTGACCAGCATGGAAAAGAACATAACCTTCAGTTCGCTATCGAAAATTGGTGGATTGGAGATATTGGAAGTTTTCATAGCAACACTCCATCGAAATTGAATATTGAAGCACTTGAAAACTCAATGGTACTCCAGATTAAGAAAGAAGATCAACTGAAACTTTTCGTGGATTATCCTAAATTCAATCGCATTTTTAGAGTGCTCGCCGAAAATGCCATGATCAGTTTGCAGCGACGAGTTTTGCAAAATATAAGTTCAACAGCTGAAGAGCGATATTTAGATTTTCTCGAGAGGCATCCCCAATTTTTTAATCTTATCTCCAACGTCCAGATTGCATCTTACCTTGGTGTAACTCCAGAGTTTTTGAGTACTATTCGTAAAAAGCTCGCAAAGCCTTAA
- a CDS encoding aminotransferase class V-fold PLP-dependent enzyme, with product MGIIHSQRELFDIPDQIAYFNCAYYSPLLLESTKRLHFGVDSKKHPWERVPADFFKEAEIIRELSCSLFGGDVDGFAVIPSVSYGMSTVGRILETNLKKGDRVLIVAEEFPSIVFPLQRAAKEIGIILDVVDTPIDGNWTAAILNNMDHSVKAVALSSCHWTNGALIDLVAIRHKCDEINAILMIDATQTLGVIPFSINEIKPDFLIAAGYKWLLGPYGFSLFYIDQKWRNERPLEETWIGRENAEDFANLVNYSDVYMSGSRRFEMGEKCTPTILPGVIAALEQIKTWGIPNIAQTLLSITQRIELNLDKLGFQLLDKSQRSPHILGARIPDAYTGNLVAELKTKNIYISQRSKSIRIAPHLYINDRDIERLNQAMNELLH from the coding sequence ATGGGCATTATTCATTCGCAAAGAGAACTGTTTGATATTCCGGATCAGATAGCTTATTTCAATTGTGCTTACTACTCACCTTTATTATTGGAATCCACAAAAAGACTACATTTCGGCGTTGATTCAAAAAAGCATCCCTGGGAAAGAGTACCGGCAGATTTTTTCAAGGAGGCTGAGATCATCAGAGAATTATCTTGCTCATTATTTGGTGGAGATGTGGATGGATTTGCAGTCATCCCTTCCGTAAGTTATGGAATGAGTACCGTTGGCAGGATTTTAGAAACTAATTTAAAAAAAGGGGATCGCGTTTTGATAGTTGCTGAGGAATTTCCGAGCATCGTGTTTCCATTGCAACGCGCTGCAAAGGAGATTGGAATCATATTAGATGTAGTAGATACTCCCATTGATGGAAACTGGACAGCAGCAATATTAAATAATATGGACCATTCTGTAAAAGCCGTGGCCCTATCTTCTTGTCATTGGACAAATGGTGCTTTAATAGATTTGGTAGCCATCAGACATAAATGCGATGAAATAAATGCTATTTTAATGATTGATGCAACACAGACATTGGGAGTAATTCCTTTTTCAATAAACGAGATTAAACCTGATTTTCTTATTGCTGCAGGTTACAAATGGCTTTTGGGTCCGTATGGGTTTAGTCTTTTTTATATAGATCAAAAATGGCGTAATGAAAGGCCTCTCGAAGAAACTTGGATTGGTCGGGAAAATGCGGAAGATTTTGCTAATTTGGTCAATTATTCCGATGTATATATGTCTGGTTCAAGACGCTTTGAAATGGGCGAAAAATGTACTCCAACGATTTTACCTGGTGTTATTGCAGCTCTGGAACAAATTAAAACCTGGGGAATACCAAATATAGCACAAACCCTACTATCTATTACTCAGCGCATAGAATTGAATTTAGACAAATTGGGTTTTCAGTTATTGGATAAATCCCAAAGAAGCCCGCATATTTTAGGAGCACGCATTCCGGATGCATATACTGGGAATCTGGTAGCAGAACTTAAAACTAAAAATATCTACATTAGTCAAAGATCCAAATCCATTCGAAT
- a CDS encoding NmrA/HSCARG family protein encodes MEKKIIAVIGATGLQGKGVIDSLIKEGSFKARAITRNPEKYSGPADEVAQGDLTDLASLTTAFKNAHGVFVVTNFWEGADEIAQGKMAIQAAKDAGVNHFIWSTLPDVEKISNGKFNVPHFTGKAKVDALVRDAGFENYTFVQPPFYFQNFTGMLSPLPQADGSTGWTLPIDPAKKVIHMADIKDLGKVVIGAFLNPEKLSKGSYLSLATELNSFNDIIAAFRANGKEYSFTQVPGELFSTFFEGAKEISEMMAYFEAHSYMGEGTDPQIQLAKEIANAEFTSFEEWIKQN; translated from the coding sequence ATGGAAAAGAAAATCATTGCCGTAATAGGCGCTACAGGCTTACAAGGGAAGGGAGTTATAGACTCACTTATTAAAGAAGGCTCATTTAAGGCCAGAGCGATTACGAGGAATCCTGAAAAGTATTCGGGTCCCGCAGATGAAGTTGCACAGGGCGATCTTACAGATTTAGCTTCATTAACTACAGCGTTTAAAAACGCACACGGAGTTTTTGTGGTAACTAATTTTTGGGAAGGAGCAGACGAAATAGCGCAAGGGAAGATGGCCATTCAAGCAGCTAAGGATGCAGGAGTGAATCATTTTATATGGTCAACGCTTCCAGATGTGGAAAAGATAAGTAATGGCAAGTTTAATGTTCCACATTTTACCGGTAAAGCTAAAGTAGATGCCTTGGTAAGGGATGCTGGCTTTGAAAACTACACATTTGTACAGCCGCCATTCTATTTTCAAAACTTTACTGGAATGTTGTCACCTCTGCCGCAAGCAGATGGATCAACAGGTTGGACACTTCCCATTGACCCGGCTAAAAAAGTAATTCACATGGCCGACATTAAAGATTTGGGCAAAGTGGTTATAGGTGCATTCCTAAACCCGGAAAAACTGAGTAAAGGATCTTACCTTTCATTGGCAACAGAACTTAACAGTTTCAATGATATTATTGCAGCATTCCGGGCAAATGGTAAAGAGTATAGTTTTACGCAAGTTCCCGGAGAATTGTTTTCAACTTTCTTTGAAGGAGCAAAGGAGATTTCTGAGATGATGGCCTATTTTGAAGCTCACAGTTATATGGGTGAAGGAACTGATCCTCAAATACAGCTGGCTAAAGAAATAGCTAATGCAGAATTCACAAGTTTTGAAGAATGGATTAAACAAAATTAA
- a CDS encoding VOC family protein — MMSQKITPCLWLETKDAKAVVDYYLSIFKDGKLKEHRKYQNPPEVGGGEFETAIIEINGIEFNILAAGPYFKFNESVSFVINCKDQAEVDYYWAALTANGGEESSCGWCKDKYGLSWQVVPVEYFDLINSDDPKVREKAMKNTFKQKKIILSELK, encoded by the coding sequence ATGATGAGTCAAAAAATAACACCTTGTCTTTGGCTTGAGACCAAAGATGCAAAAGCAGTGGTAGATTATTACCTCTCTATTTTCAAGGATGGTAAACTGAAAGAGCATCGCAAATATCAAAATCCACCAGAAGTAGGTGGGGGTGAATTTGAAACTGCAATTATAGAAATAAATGGGATAGAATTCAATATTTTGGCAGCAGGTCCTTACTTCAAATTTAATGAATCTGTTTCATTTGTGATTAATTGCAAAGACCAGGCAGAAGTAGATTATTATTGGGCTGCTTTGACTGCCAATGGTGGCGAAGAAAGTTCTTGTGGCTGGTGTAAAGACAAATATGGCTTATCGTGGCAAGTTGTTCCTGTTGAATATTTTGACCTTATTAACAGCGATGATCCTAAAGTCAGAGAAAAGGCAATGAAGAATACATTTAAGCAGAAAAAGATAATTCTTTCAGAACTTAAATGA
- a CDS encoding class I SAM-dependent methyltransferase: MDRYQETFETWNKLAAQYQDKFMDLDLYNDTYDFICNSIARDHAKILEIACGPGNIAKYLLSVRPDFDIFGIDIAANMIELARINNPTASFAVMDCRQLDKITVKYDGIVCGFCLPYLSPIDSQKLIANCYQLLNADGLLYLSFVEGDQGQSGFQVDSSGKRSYFYFYNQEDLRVQLQKNHFENIKVFNVEYAKSGNEFETHIIFIAHK, encoded by the coding sequence ATGGACAGATATCAAGAAACATTTGAAACCTGGAACAAACTTGCAGCCCAATATCAAGACAAGTTTATGGACCTGGACTTGTATAATGACACTTATGATTTTATTTGTAATTCCATTGCAAGAGATCATGCGAAAATATTGGAAATTGCTTGTGGACCGGGAAACATTGCAAAGTATCTTTTATCTGTAAGACCCGATTTTGATATTTTCGGAATTGACATTGCAGCCAATATGATAGAACTTGCGAGAATAAATAATCCAACCGCAAGTTTTGCTGTAATGGACTGTAGACAATTGGATAAAATAACAGTAAAATATGATGGCATCGTTTGTGGTTTTTGTTTGCCGTACCTTTCGCCTATAGACAGCCAAAAACTGATTGCCAACTGTTATCAACTTTTGAATGCAGATGGACTGTTGTATTTAAGCTTTGTCGAAGGAGACCAAGGGCAATCCGGTTTTCAGGTGGATTCCAGTGGCAAAAGATCATATTTCTATTTTTACAATCAAGAAGACCTTAGGGTTCAACTTCAAAAAAACCATTTTGAGAATATAAAAGTTTTTAACGTTGAATATGCAAAATCTGGAAACGAATTTGAAACACACATCATTTTCATAGCGCATAAATAA
- a CDS encoding nuclear transport factor 2 family protein: protein MKNLTISALAILFMASCYPKQESGETNKNKTENSEIMSKVEKQKIEVLLSEYKKSLNTSDAKLAQSLYTKDGIFMPTEAPSGIGSEGILKSYEFVFSQIQLNIEFFIEEIEVEGNMAFAVTSSKGTVKILANGVEIPEANRELFVFEKVDGEWKIARYMFNKTEPKGL from the coding sequence ATGAAAAACTTAACAATATCTGCTCTTGCCATTTTATTTATGGCCTCATGTTATCCAAAACAAGAATCGGGCGAAACAAATAAAAATAAAACAGAAAATAGTGAAATCATGAGTAAAGTTGAAAAGCAAAAAATAGAAGTCCTGCTGAGTGAGTATAAAAAATCATTGAACACCTCAGATGCCAAATTGGCCCAATCGCTTTACACCAAAGATGGGATATTTATGCCAACAGAAGCTCCCTCCGGAATAGGCTCAGAAGGAATTTTAAAATCTTATGAATTTGTATTTTCCCAAATTCAGCTGAACATTGAATTTTTTATTGAAGAAATTGAAGTGGAAGGAAACATGGCATTTGCCGTAACAAGTTCAAAAGGAACAGTTAAAATTCTTGCAAATGGTGTGGAAATTCCGGAAGCAAACCGAGAGCTTTTTGTATTTGAAAAAGTAGATGGCGAATGGAAAATTGCGAGATACATGTTTAACAAAACAGAACCTAAGGGTTTATAA